CATTCGTTTTGGGTTAATTTACCTGTACAAAAACAGTCCTGCTTAATATTTCAAACTGATATTTGTACTGGTgtttatcatattattttaatctgtTATGATCAGTGTAAAACTTTAACAGTTTATTGCACTTTGTTAGTCTTTTAGTTATTtgcctatagtggctaatgaaacGGTGAAAATAGGATTCCTAAAAACTTCCCCTATTCTTTCTTGGCTGCAGGAATGTACCCCATACCGTGCTGGAGAATATTGCCACCCTCTGTTGTTAATAGTTTGCACATGTTACCcaaattatttttaagtttttatttttaataaatacattgtgaaaaataaatgaattatcaCACCCTACAGAATCTGTATATACTGTAGAAATAAACCTCTCTTTcaggtatttatttaattttgtcttGCCCCTCAGCCTCACAGATGCTGGAGCCTGGCTCAGGATGTGATTCACCTTTAAGACCATCTCTTGGGGCATCATCAACTTTGTCTTTCTTGCAAAACCTAGGTTTGGAGAAACAAAAGTCTTTTTTTCAGTAGAATAATTGCCTTAGAAACCTTTTTGCATTATGTAGAACTAAAAAtgttaaacttatttatttatttatttatttttttacagaggAAGAGCCTTTGGATTGCTTCACAACCTCTCACTATCATTCCTCCAAGAAAAGAGATGAACAAGAAAAACATAACTGTCATAAGAAAATGACAagtaaaccaaaaaaacaaacaccaCCTGAAGCAGACACTGCCATGGTTATGTGCAACCTGGCCGGCATTGAAACTAATAGTAAAGTCTCCCCTATATCTTCCAGATCAAGATGGTCTTTAGTGAACAACACTAGAGGAAAGAAACAGTCAACTTTAGAGAGTTACATTAATAAAACCTGTTCAGAAAGAAAACAAAGCTCACACCTCAAATCACAAACTGAACACAGTGAAATATCTTTAGTTTTGTCTGCCAGCCCTAAAAGACCTAAATGTTCCTTGCCTGAAAGCCTgacaaaaataaatcacaaaaacagCAAAACTATACAACAGTCCAAAAAACTGCAGACCAACTCCAAACGTTTATATTCCAAGATGCCAGCTTCATCAAGCAGTTGTTTTACAGAAACTGAAAGTGATGGATCCGTAACTCCCAAGCCTGCTCTTAAATTTCAACATCAAGTCAACTCAGTTGGTGTTCTTCCTAGTAGAGATCTTGATGATGGTGAGGTGTTTGAAGACTACTTTTCACCAGCCAACAATGCCCTTAAACAAAGGGTTGTTTTATTTGGTTCTACCTCGGAAAAATTGCACATGCCCACTTTTGACCTGGAGGAGTCAGAAAAGAGGAAGGGGAAGAAATTATGTGGTAAAAAACGAAAACATGAAACAATTGACATTAAAGAGTTGGTTGGCCTATCAGACCTTGCTCCTGAGACACATGAACCAAGGCCTGAATCTTTGTCTGTGAAGACGTCTGAGTTGCTCAGGTTTGAAGAAATAAAACTTGAGGCATCGTCGAAGAAACCGAGGACAGAAACTAGGCTGAGCTCTGCTGGTCTTTCTGTGGGGAAGAAGCGTAAAACCTCAACTGAGCTCAGCCCTGCTAATGAAAAGAAGACATCAATGGCTACTTCTCCTGTGTCATCCTCAGTGGTTAATGTGAAGCAAATAGAGAACTGTCTTGAAACTGGCCCTGACCCCAAAACTGCAGTTAAAAAGAGACGGATGAGTTTAAAAAGTATgtgaattttgttttattttattttactttattatgaTTAAATTGGAACCTGCTTAGCTCTAAACACAGCTGAGTTTATAAATTCACAAAGCAAGACGAGGCAGTATGTATGTGAAAAGTATGAAAATGTAAAAGCTGTATATTAGGTGAAAATGTTCACCCCAAAAGCTGTATCAAATTGTACTCTGTGGCTATGCAATGCAATCTAGGTCCCTGCTAAACTGTGATAAGATGAAattctttacattttttatacTTAAAAGCAAGGGATATCCTTTTTGTTAGTTGAGAAATCCTTCACAATAAAGCATGCTTTTATAATGTTGCATGGTTGAATAAACATTTTGAGAAACACTCTTATCTGCTGCTCAGCTGTGTCACTGTGCACCTGCTGTGTGCTGCTCTGAACTcagctttctttctttgtttgcaTTATATCAGTTGTAGGAAAAGAAAATGAAAGCACAACTGATGGAAGCGTTGAGAGAAGTCCTGAAATGAGTAGCAAACAGAGAAATATGAAAAAGGACAAGTACATGAAGGTAAAGTAactacatttttagtttttttcatgTCTTTCAGATAGTAAACTTTTCAGTTGGGTTACGGTTGAAGCAGTactggttgttgttgttgtttctttttCCTTTGCTTAACTGTGGCTTTCCTGTGCTTCATCCAAAACCAGACTACAATGATTGTTTAGCACCAacacacatttattttataaaagtaaacaaaaatcaAATGTtgaaatgccttttttttttttttttttaaaccagtgaTTATTGCCGTCAATCGAGTTTTGGTTGGCACAAACTGTTTATCCATATTAACATGAAGGTCAATATGAAAGTGTGTGATTAAGTCTGTTTTACCTTGTGTAGATTTGTTAATTGGTTTTGAGGCTATTTGTCAACCTACTTTTTAATTAGAAAATTTTCCCCACTTAGTAGGATACCATTCTTAAAGTTATCCTGGATGCCAAAGGGCTCTTTTCCATATGCTGTATTTTTACACAAGCCTTTTTTACATTTGAACTAATCTTTTTATAGCTGTATTTTAACCCTTGCTTTATGCTGAAGACCAAGCTTTCAGCTTGACGCTTTGTTTCCATGGAGCAGCATAGCATGGCCTAGTAATAGAACATAGCAATTAATTCAGATGCAGTTGTTATATGCTACTTTCTTTGTTGCCTTCCTGGCTTCCTGTCTGTTTTCTTCACCACTGTGACTTGCACCTGGCAGAGTTCTCTTTTTGCTTTTCCTCAGCCTGAAAAAAAGTACCTCCTGCAAAAGAGAGAAAGGGCTTTGATCTCTAGACACAGTCTTTGTTTGATTTAATTTCCACAAAAACTGTGTCAGTAAGCAAATCAAATTTATCATGTTGGGGTCTATTCCATTGTGGTAAATATTTCACAGATAGGTATTTGCCGTCAGTACTCCCTTACTTGCCCAGGCCTGGTTCCAGAACtaaatcactgagggtgcttctTTAATTAGTGAGGGTGCTGTAGTTTATCAGAATTCACCCTCCGATAATAAAGGGACTGCGTATTGTAGCCTGGAGCACTTTCCAGGCTacaatccattcagaatttgtatgaaattttcttttttcagacacATACACGctgcaatgttttgagaatgacatcggcatatttatgctggattcattctcgaaatagcgGTGACTGACAGAGTAAAATCAAAGTAATATATGggacaaaaatataaatgtgagAGCAGCCTCAGTGATTTTTTTCTGGAGCCGGTCTACCACTGACATCGCACATCCTgagccagattttaaaatatagttcCGTTTTTttatgtaatggcaaattgattatatttagtttcgtttttttattaagttaatttggAAAAACGTTCGTTAAATATcagtttttaaatgtaagtttttttttttttgtttttttttttaacgaacagcgcccagcggaagactgatcaggGGCCGTTTGATGAATTTGCTTTCTCAAATCATCAGTTTGCTTAAAATCTATAGATCAGCGGttttaggcgcatatccaatagtttgtgcagaacATGAGGCGCAAGcgtgatcacttgcattttttttcagtggaagcaatttaaaattatccgtaaTTTTTactcacaaaggtaagagtaatacattattcggaactgtaaaGAGTGTACTTTTATCTGCGTGTactaaaaaaaaacgtataaaatagttttaaatcattacttaacgaaatataacaaatagaaaacaaaaactctcatTATGTAATCAGTAACGTTAGCTAAAGacgcatttctctctaaaggcgctgAGGATCTTTgctacactgactcagaatacatagtttattaataaataattaaaattagcCTAACTCTTTCtgcctcgacacattcattgttatttatttatatttgtggcaagtttcagcatATTGtatgcgcttgaacgcggatctGTTGTTGCGCTACCGTCCGAGCCAATCTCGAAAGTATAAGGGAAAGTGAAGTCTTCTGTTTCCACCAgcgcattttttttcttcaccataattgatggatgtctaaaatataaaaaataaggagaagTCTACTGTCTAAAACAGATAAAACCGATGTTCCCCCAGATTCAAGAGTCAAATGTCCGCCATGGGATACGTATAGGTATAGTAAGATCTCATAAAGATAGGCTACGTTATAAACAAAGAAGTTCGAATATCTCTTATTTAGATCACGTCTACTTTGTTATAATTACATGATTAGTGCTTAACACAATAACATTACCTCAACAAAAACTCCGGCGATTTTAACGATGAGTGGATTAACGCCTCTGTTTCAAGAAATCAACTGATATGTGCGTGGTTGGCCATATTGCTTAACTcagcaaaaacattgtttttgggGTGAAGTACTTTCCATCGACAAGATTAGAGTAAGCCAATTTACTTATAGagctttttcctgagtaaactgTAAACCATTACGAACTCTAAtgtcagattggatgctcttctgtttTGGTCTCCATAGGAACCATTCAAATagtgtccatctgtttttaatgtagctaacatcGGCAGCTTTGTGTAATTTACACGCTCATTAAAATTTGAAGAGTAGGGCACttacaaatgacggtcattgccaCATTGCAAAGTGACGGCGCTATAGAGCCATGTGCcttttataaacattttattatgtttttagatTAACACACATTTATACATACACTGATTAGAAACTCGTGGTGGAGCACGTGAGAGACGCTTtattctctgacagcagatggcgctaaacataatGCTGCTGTTACCCCGGAAACCCTGTAAAGTCATACCTATTGGTCTTTATAATTTTTTTGCACTGTGTAATTTTTTTAGCTATACATCTTTTAtgcttttgtatttaaatattatttttatgtgaaaatattaaaaccgtattaaaatattaaaatattaaatacagttTTTTGACATCACTTTTTTGCTAATAAATTTCAATATTGTGAAAATACCATTAATCGCAACATGAAAATTGATACTGGCATATTGATACgctatgcatattgcatatttttactattttatataaagaaaccaaaccaatgtaTCGTTGACATTTGTGACAATGAGAAAAACAATAGAAGTTTTTCAGGAAGAGTGTTTTCAGCTTgtcttttatttgtatataaaattatggcatgcagttgcttcaaacaatggtataaagctatttaaaacatcaatcaatgtaaattgtgataatcgtaattaatcacaattacaatttcaagggaataattGACAATTATGAATTGTCTCATAATCCTGCAACCCTAGAGTCAGGCGTGACTTCTGCGTTCAGGAAAAACATCTATATCTAAAGAATCTGAGTGGATGACCTCACCGTTGGGTAATCTGATTGCAGAGTATGATCATTTAAATTGGGTACAATTTGAGGATGAGAGTTTACAACCATAAAAATTTGTTTCTtgaaataatatacactaccagtcaaaggtttgtgaacagtacaatttttaatgtttttttaaagaagtctcttctgctcaccaagcctgcatttatttgattcaaagtacagcaaaaacagtaaaaaaatatttaaaataactattttctatttgaatgtattttaaaatgtaatttattcctgtgatcaaagcaaaatttcaGCATCCAatttcattgtcacatgatccttcagaaatcattctaatatgctgatttgctgttcaaaatgtattatattatcaatatttaaaacagtggagtattttttttaaggatgctttgataaaaagaaagattcaaagaccagcatttatcttaaataaaaagcttctgtaacattatatacctttttttttttttttttttttttactttaaatgctgttcttctgagctttctgttcgtcaaacaaacctgaaaacataaaataacaatacatatataaatacaatataacaatagcaaattagaatattagaataatttctaaaggatcatgtgactggactattgatgctaaaaattcaactttataTTAACgtgaataaatataattttaaaatattcaaatagaaattatttTCGAACCTCGGATCCAAGAGGAACAATGCGGTTTTCGTCCTGGTCGTGGAACAATGGACCAGCTCTATACCCTGTTCAGGGTGCTGGAGGGTTCATGGGAGTTTGCTCAACCAGTCCACATGTGTTTTGTGGATCTGGAGAAGGCATTCGACCGTGTCCCTCGCGGTGTCCTGTGGGGGGTGCTCTGGGAGTATGGGGTCCGGGTTGGTGGGGAGTCTCTGCCCCAGGTGGAGGAGTTTAAGTATCTGGGGGTCTTGTTCACGAGTGAGGGAAGGATGGAGCGGGAGATTGACAGACGGATCGGTGCAGCTTCTGCAGTAATGCGGTCGATGTACCGGTCTGTCGTGGTGAAGAAAGAGCTGAGCTGTAAGGCGAAGCTCTCGATTTACCGGTCGATCTACGTTCCTACTCTCACCTATGGTCATGAGCTTTGGGTCATGACCGAAAGGATAAGATCCCGGATACAGGCGGTCGAAATGAGTTTCCTCCGTAGGGTGGCTGGGCGCTCCCTTAGAGATAGGGTGAGGAGCTCAGTCACTCGGGGGGAGCTCGGAGTAGACCCGCTGCTCCTTCACATCGAGAGAGGCCAGTTGAGGTGGCTCGGGCATCTGTTCCGGATGCCTCCTGGACGCCTCCCTGGGGAGGTGTTCCGGGCATGTCCCACCAGAAGGAGGCCCCGGGGAAGACCCAGGACACGCTGGAGGGACTATGTCTCTCGGCTGGCCTGGGAACGCCTCAGTGTTCCGCCGGAAGAGCTGGAGGAAGTGTCTGGGGAGAGGGAAGTCTGGGTTCTCTGCTTAGACTGCTGCCCCCGTGACCCGGTTCCGGATAAGCGGAGgaaaatgagatgagatgagaaattattttaaatactaaataaatttaaatatttcagatttttaccgtttttgctgtactttagatcaaataaatgcaggcttggtgagcaaaaaagactcatttagaaaactttaaaaatcttactgttcacaaacttttgactggtacataGCAacaaccttagcaaccacccttaccAACAATATCATTAATATAACATAAGAACAGTTCCATGCATTAGGTATTTTGACAATTAActgcttgttttttttattttaagtatgaGTGACCCCTGCTGGCATTATGTTGCATCTTTTATTCTGAGACCACACAAGCTCCAAATCctccaagtagggctcgctgcagcctgcggtggacatccaaccccgcccacatccatgggTGATGTCAGAAGTCACACCCATCCCCGATACACCCCCGCCACGTCCGAGCGTGACGTCGAAAGCCACGCCCACTGAAAAATACGTGATTCCCCAATCCCTTGTACCGGAAACCCGGAAGTATGTCGAAGCAATTTATGGCAGTTTCGGGGATCTGTAGTTCTTGTCCTTCATTTTACTAATACACGTTTTCTTGTTTTTGTAAAGCATGTCTAGGCTAAAATGGCACAATTTAAATCTAATATATTTAATGTGCCTAATATACGGAGCTGATttcgtattttaatatattttaaaatgtaatttatttgtgtgatgcaaagctgaatttttagcagtctTAAATgttacgtgatccttcagaaatcattctaatatgatgatttgctgctcaagaatttttttaaattgttattattcataatattatcaatatttaaagaaGTGCATGTTTTTcaagatactttgatgaatagaaagatccagagatctgcatttatcttaaatcaggggtgtcaaacatacggcccgcgggccgaatgcggcccactaatggtgcgttcacaccggacgcgacttgcgcggaaaaaacgcgctattcgcgcgtagttgaacgcttgaacatttgagtttactcgcgccattcgtgCGGTAAAAATCGCGTctttcg
This sequence is a window from Garra rufa unplaced genomic scaffold, GarRuf1.0 hap1_unplaced_810, whole genome shotgun sequence. Protein-coding genes within it:
- the mcph1 gene encoding microcephalin, producing the protein SQMLEPGSGCDSPLRPSLGASSTLSFLQNLEEEPLDCFTTSHYHSSKKRDEQEKHNCHKKMTSKPKKQTPPEADTAMVMCNLAGIETNSKVSPISSRSRWSLVNNTRGKKQSTLESYINKTCSERKQSSHLKSQTEHSEISLVLSASPKRPKCSLPESLTKINHKNSKTIQQSKKLQTNSKRLYSKMPASSSSCFTETESDGSVTPKPALKFQHQVNSVGVLPSRDLDDGEVFEDYFSPANNALKQRVVLFGSTSEKLHMPTFDLEESEKRKGKKLCGKKRKHETIDIKELVGLSDLAPETHEPRPESLSVKTSELLRFEEIKLEASSKKPRTETRLSSAGLSVGKKRKTSTELSPANEKKTSMATSPVSSSVVNVKQIENCLETGPDPKTAVKKRRMSLKIVGKENESTTDGSVERSPEMSSKQRNMKKDKYMKVK